The DNA region AGACTACTAATATTTAGAATATAGTAACAAGAGCTATCTTATCGTGGTTTATAAGAACCAACAAATACTAGACCAAACTTTACCTCATGGGACCAGTAGTAAAAAGCATATGCTAAAACCAATTGTTGCAAATGCCTACAGGCTAAAGAAAGATCTATTAGAAATTCAGACATAGAAGTTCCAGAAAAAGCAAATATGAAACAGTGGCATAGTTATACTGGTGTAAAGAGACAACGTCAACCACAGCCAACAGATAATGATAATAAGTGTTCTAGATAATATTGCAGAAACCAAATAAGAAAAAAATCCTTTACCCAATGTATCAACTACATGAAGCTCGGTTTAAGAAAAGATTGACATTTCCATCAGACATACAGGAAAGAAATGCCACTAtcaagaaatttaaattttagaagacCTACATATTTGAATATTGGATAAAAGATTGTATGCAGAGATAACATAGAGCAATAATAAGAGCAGAAATAGCACAAAACAATGAAAAAAAATGACTGGTCTAAATAAAAGGACAGCCTGGTGCACAAAGTTCCCGACAATGTGGGGTCTAGAGGAAAGGTTATTGTACACAGCCTTACCCTACTATGCAAGAAGTTGTTTCCGCAACTCAAACATGTGACCTTTAGGTTACATGGAAGCAACTTTACCATTGGACCAAGGCTCTCCTTGAAAAAATTGAAGGGTCTAAATAGGAAAATTTAGCTAAATCTAACAGAATTAGATCATTGTTCTGCAAAGTTGCATGTGTCACTAGATTACTTCTACAAAAAAAAGACTTGTACACTTTGATGTTGCTTGTACGCAGAGACAACAGAGTAATAGTGATAAAGGGAAATAGCACAACACATTGGAAAAATTGATGGGTTTGAAGAAAATTCTGTGGTATTTAGGAATTTATAGCTAGATCTAACAGAATTGGACTGCTGTATCCTACAAATTTGCACGTACCCCTAGATTACTTCTgtaagaaaatattaaaatagtaaAGACGTGTACACTTCAGTGTTACTAAAAATAGTTGTTAATTTACAGGTATTTAAATTTGCACTATTCAAGGCATAGAtgtatattaaaaaaattcaagcTTCTTAAATTTCGGTAATGTAAAGGTTGGAGCAATCATACAAACCTATAAAGTTGATGTTTGTACACTTCTAAACTAgtaacaaatgaaaaaaaaatcataaacaaCAAACTGTACACTACTATTTTAGTTTCCACAAAAGTGATATTTTGcgaatttgaaaatttaaaagaactGTAATAGAAGTGAAGTGACATCACATTGTACTAACCGTCTTTTTACCACTGGACTTTTCTCAATCTCTGTACCCCTCTCCTCTAATTGAAGTCTTGAATCTTTCGACTGTGAATGTCTTGAACTTGAGCCAGAAATTGCATTCGCGGATCTTGAATTACCAGCTTCCACGTCCTACAGTAGTTTGAGGTAAAGAAGTATATGAACTGAACCCAAATAATCGCACAAGCTAGCTGAATGGCATCAAGAGACAACCATaagtcaaaattaaaaaaaaaaaaaaagtaagctCAGGAAATAATCAGATCAATATTGTTAAATACCAGCCTCTTCTGCTTCTCTTGCTCAAATTCTCTACcttccctttcctttctcttCTGAATTTCCTGAGTTATCATATCACTCTCAACCTACAACAGAAATATCTATGGCAAATCAACATGGAGAAGGCCAAAGCTTTAAGGTAACATGCAAACTTAAAATTGCAATAAAACCTTTCGTTTTCTCATTTCTTCTTGTTTTGCATCCAAGAACTGCTGGGGAACACCACTTGCGTTATCTTGAGCACTGAGGAGAAGTCCCCAAAGCTCTTTCATGAACTTCCCAGTGTTCTTCTCTAGAAATCCTGTAAGCTGTATCTGAATCTGTTTCCCATCCACTCCCTGCATAACAAGTAAAAGAACAAACTTAACTTGGCAAACTAGGCACGATAGTTGCACCAAAAACATAGCAGCATCAGCATCATGCCTTGCCATCCAGAAGTCCATAAACAAAGTTAATGAGAACTTCGTCCTCAAATCCAAGCAGCTCTGTGACCCTAGTTGCAATCCAAGGCTTGATAACATCCATCTTCACCTTCGTCATATCCACCTAAACATGAAATTGATCTAACTTTCCGTTTCGCTTATGATAAGTAAACAACGAAGTTCAACCAGGAACCTCAGGATCTAACACCAGATATACGATCTATTACTTGAAATGATGAGATCACTCACCGGGTGCTCGAGCTCCAGGGGGAACTTCTGGGACTTGAGTAGCTTCGCCTGCTTGTTGGAGAACCGGGTGTCCTGCTCCGCCGAGGTGCCCTGAGGCGACGAGAGCGAGTTAGTAAACCCCAATCGAATCCCTAGGTTTACGTGGAGTAGCACAGAAATCGAGGAGGGAGATGGATTCGCTTACCCGGAAGAAGCCGCCCGACATCCTCCTCTCCCTCTAGGGTTTCGAGAAGAGGGGCGAGAAGAGAAAGCAGCCAACCCTCGAAACCAGAAGAGGGCTGTGAAGCTAGAACTCGAGGGTTTCTTCGGGCACGCGCAATAAATGCCCGAGCTGAACAAAACGAGACATTTATGCTTTCGATTACGGCCCAGATGTGGATGGGCCACGGCCCGGCCCATCCACGACGATCCATCCATGGCTGTAACTTTGACTATACTGATTTTCTGTGGTTTAAGAGCTTTGTTCATAGAAGATCCTCTTCTTAAGTTTCCCAATGAAATTCTTCAATCTACTGATTACGAATGGCGATCGAAACCTCAAACAACATTTTTGGAATAGTTGGCTACTTATCAAACCGACATGTGCAAACCATCAGTACAAAGATAACTGTAAGAAGATACATTTCCCATCTTATGCTTGTCGCAAACACAAAGTAAGCTAGTTGTGTTAAAATGAAAATGTTTTGCAAGTGTTCACCGAGAAATCAAGCAGCATTCATCCATTGAGAAAGGCCACCATTGAGACCTTGTGACAGCTTAACTAATTCATCTACCTAAGGCATTTGTAGATCTGATCTGCAAGGCATTTCCCGTTTGTTCGTTGCAAAATACTCTTTTCTTGCACATTTTGTTATCTACATCTAAACTTGTCAATTGCGATCACTAACAAACTCGGCAATTTTCAACATGAATATATGGTTACAATGAGAAGCATGTTTAGGTAAAGTTCAAGCAATTCGGTTTCAATAATATCACAGCACTACTTTAACCTCGGTTATCAAAGATGACACcataaacaaaaagaaagaaacagTGGGAGTTATTTTTACATGTAGTCATTTCTTTAGCTGGAGAGTTGTCGAGAGTACCCGCCACATATAATGGGCATAGTATGTCGTCTAATTACGTAGAGGCTCAGCAACCGCGTCTTGCCTGTTGAACATCAATTTGAGCGATGAAAAATTACAAATTGTTTCTGTGAACTATGGGATGACAGTCAATGTAAACGAAAGTTAAGGTCAAAGAAACTTGTACTAAAACACAATAAATtgcaaatattaagatcactaaCTAGATATCCACAAAAATGCAAGATCAACAAAATACTTGGTCCAATCATGAAGTATCACTTTTCTTCGCGGACTATAAATTAAAAAGACACAATGTCGACAACACTAACATTAAGGTGCCTGGTCATCTATTAGGAAAAGATGCCTGTACGATCTGCATATGATCAAATGTATTATGTGTAATTCAGACTAGAGGGTAGCCTTATTAAAAGAGCTACACCCCTCAAGAAAATCCAGTAAAGCTCAAGAAGCTAGACAACCTCCTAGCCTATCGGCATAGCATTCAAGCAGTAGCCATTCGTGGACATGTTTACCCTAGTAAAATTACATATTCCAAAAAGCATATTATTATCTGAGCTAATAAATTCACCAAAATCAATATCCTTAGCTTTTATGTTTTACTGACTTGAAGCTTATTTAATAGTATTAATGGAGTTATCACGATAAAAAGATGCATAATTTGATATTAGATATTGTGGATAGACCAGAAGAAATCAAGCAATATTTGAAAAGAGTTGGTGTGATGATCAGGAAATTTCCAGACATGAATAAATAATTTCCTGATAATACATTCATGTGGGCAATCCTTTTTAATGTGCATTACAACATTTACTAATTTTCGTGTggattttttcttaaaatttgagGTTTAGCTAAAAACTAAAAGAGGGGAATTTTGGAGTACCAAGCCTGAAGATGCATGAAAGTAATGCCACAACGAGCTCCCAAAATCCTAGAGAATCAGatcaaagcaaaaaaaaaaaaaaatcaactttccATCAGTTCTATGTCATTCTAAACTAGCTCTGCCACTTGCATATTAGCATATATTCATTTAGAGTAACTTGCAGTTTAGATAGAAATGTCTTTCCAACATGATGAAACataggattttgaaaatattaccaGCAAACGTGGAGAACGACGCGCAATCTCAGAGTGAAGCGCAGGCAGAGGACTCGGAGATGGCTTTGCAGGTTGGCTATTGTTGATTTTTTTAGCAGGATTAAACTGACAATCACTATCTTGGACATGAATATCATTTGGTGTCACTGTTGTTTCAGTTTTACTGTCCACAGAGATTGGAGGGGCCGATGACACTGTAACTGAAGACGGATCTGGAAATGCAAACATAGTTGCAGGTAGCATTCCTGTAATTAAACCAGAAAGCTTTCAGTGAGAGTAATCATGGAGAAGCACCAATTCAAATGCTTGAAAATCAGAAAAAGCAGAACAAAACTCAtaggggaaaaaaaaaagagaataatcGGCAggcatgatacctccacatactCTGCCCACATGGTAAAATACTAAGGCCATTCATACATTTAATCAAGCTTAAGAAATGAAACCACGAATATGCTAAATAACCTAACAGAGTAACAAATATagcaataaatatttaaataagtaTCTGGCTATTTCTCAACCCAAATGAAGAATGTGAACGGCCAAATAGATTTTGTcactaaagaaaattttaaattcgaaCTTAACTAGTTTAACAACTTCaggttgaaaaatatttttggataCTCTACCATTTAATGCAGCAGCATCCTGGAACTTCTCTCTCATTATTCTTGCAAACTTGAATAAGCTATTTGTTTTATTCAATACCTGGATCAATTCAAGAATACCTTCCAAGTATGGTTTGCAGTCGAGTACTGAAGATTATGAGAAGGATTAAAtatatacaagaagaagaaaaaacagcaCGAGAAACTAAACTGATGGAGATGGTTATTTTTACGTTTATAAGCATCATTTTCAAGTCTGATGCTGAATGAGTGCTCATCATCTGGATTCTTCACATCAATTTTGTCAAAGATGAACTTGACCCCTTCACCAGAAGCATTGATAAATATGATAGAACCATTATAATAAACAAAGTCAAGAAAGTTCATATTTTACCTTCTCCACATTCAACTCGGAAACCAAGAAACCTACTGTACCACTCAATAGCCTCCTCTATCTTTTTTCTTTCGAGCATATCATGATTACTCTTCTCTTCTTGTGCTTTCAGATCTACGACAGGAATAAATTTAACCAGGTATGAATGACTACAAAACCAACTTCCAGCTACAATGTCCATAGTTAGAACTTGAAAGCATCTGAACTTCGaccagaattttaaaaaaaaaatgaagtgcAATTTATTCCTTGGTGTTTGGGGTATATTGTTAAACACATGACATAAAATCTAAAGGATACACCACATGGATGGTTACTCTTCTCATCTAATGCTACCAGATCTGAGGCAAGGAAAATATCTAACCAAGAATGCATGACTAATCAACCAGTTTCCAGCTACAATGACCATAGTTGCAATTTGAAACTAACTGAGCTTCAACCAAAAAAAGAAAGTGTAATGCATTTTTATTCCTTGGTGTTGTTCTTGCAAATTGTCGAGCAAAGTTTGTAACTTGTAACCATATCTAAAGGATACACCATATGCATGCAAACAATTATGTTATAGTTTTTGGAATCTATTACAGTATTCATATTATGACATTGATGTAATATATTGTATCTAGAATTTTAATTTTCCAATACAGAACATGTTCCTTTGATAGTTGATTGAGTTTATCTGGACGTTCCGCAACCTATTGTTGCAAGACCATAAAATTGCTTGTTTGGTTTATATTTAGGGGGAATCAAACTTGATCAATTACAGTACAGAAACAAGATTTTAAGACCAAGGCACCTATACCAAGGGATTAAATAAAGAATATTAATGATGTGTAAAAATTAGTCAAGCTTACTGTGAAAGACAACacctaaaagtattaatttataaGCAGAAATTTGATATATAACTAGAATAAGGAAAGCAGGCTAATGTGCATACCAACTAATTGTTTTGAAATAGTTGAACCATACTCATCTTTCTTTCTTCTTAGTTCTGTAATTGTCTTCTTCAGTTGCTCAGATCTAGATATTGTGGTAGAAAGGACTTCAGCAATAGTAGCAGATTTAGAATCTTTAGCAGCCTTCGCTACAAAAACAAATCATAGACCAGATAAGTTGTTATCTAGCCCAGATAGAAAAGTTGTCATGGATAACTAAAAAGAACTTATATAAGTAACCAGCTGATGTTAGCTAGTTAGTTTCCTATAAATGCCTGATAAATTTAGTTCATATATTTATTCCATACATAATAAGTCTACGCAAGACAGGTGAATGCAATtttgtcttcttctttttttGCAGATAATTCTCCATTTGCTTCTTCCTAATCCTACTCTGCTTTGTAAACTCATTATTCCGCCATAGGAAAACAAAATGATTGCGGTGTGAGGACTTCACATCATGATTTAAGAGGAGTTGAGGACCGTCACTCGATCCTATGGCAAAGTTCATTCCATACTTACcaatcatcttcaaaaatattCCTCCTTAGTGTATTTAATTTGCAAAGAATATCGTGATAATTGATGAAAGTACAAATAGCATAAACTCAAATCATAAATCATTGAGTGACTTGTTAAAATTAAAGGTTTTTAGTTAACTAGAAAAAAATGTGAATATATGAAGTGTAGtttcaataaaaaataaatggaaaaaaaatgagGTGAATAAATATGAAATCTTGTAAGTAACATGTTTTACGTATTTTGGCTCTATTATGTAATAAGCAACAGAatgatgaaaatataaataataagacAAATAGTGGGTAGCTGAAATGAAGAGCAACAAGAGTAAACATCTTTCATCTTTGATACTGGTGGGAAAGGATCAAAATATTCCAGATAGGtggaaatacaacaacaacaacaactaaatcttttcccactaggtgaggtcggctgtatgaatccttttacgccattgggctctatctcctattatatcatcatctatatttaaataaattttatcttgttttattgttgctaaccaagtcttttttggtcttcttcttcctcgtttgatatgcatgtttatcatagtttcacatcgcctaactggagcatttattggtcgtctaagtacatgtccgtaccatcttaaacatatctctcggagtttttcttcaatagatgcaactccgactttctttctaatgctctcatttcttattttgtccatcctcgtatgtccacatattcaccttaacatcctcatttctgcaactctcatcttctgctcatgtgctcgagtcatagcccaatattcaactccatataacataacaggtctaactgcggttttatagaacttacctttaagtttaagaggtactttacgatcacataaaacactcgacgctcccctccatttcgcccatcttgcttgtattctatgtaagacatctctctcaatccctccatcgttttacaaaaatgatcctaaatatttaaatctctcaattccggacaactcgtcctctcctatcttaacaattatttcattacttctaatattgctaaacttaaattccatatattctgtcctTAATATATTAAGCTTAAAACTTTTCTCTTCTAGTGTTTTCCTCCaagattctaatttagcatttactcattcacgtgtttcatttaccaaaataatatcatctgcaaacaacatgcaccacggtactgtgtctttaTGTGCGCAgtaagttcgtccataattagtgtaaaaagatagggacttagagttgatccttgatgcttcagttactccgcctgaagtgtTTACTATGATCGTTACATCCTCatgcatatccttaattagttcaatatatgttacgctaacacctctcttttctaaaattctccatataatttctcttgggactctatcataagctttttctaagtcaatgaataccatgtgcagATCTTGTTtgtgctcccgatatttttcaattaattgtctaagaaaatgtatagcttctattgtcgaccttccaggcataaacccaaattgattttctgtcactgtagTCTCCTTCATTAATCTTTTTtatattactttttcccaaaatttcatagtatgactcattagtttaatacccctatagtttgcacaattttatgcGTCTCCCTTGTTCTAATATacgggaactagagtacttatcctccattgataaagtatttttttcgttttcaatattatgttaaataattttataagtcattcaataccttgtttcccaaagcacttccatacctctatcggaatatcatttgATCCAAcgacttttctattgtgcatctcatttaaaatttgctttacttctgaagtttgaattctacgataaaaattaaaatttctatgttcATTTGAcgtacttaaattacctaagttaagttggtcacctaaaccttcattaaaaagttgatgaaaatacctcttccaccgctcttttatttctccatcgtttactaataccctattacattcatctttaatacattttatttggccaAGATCTcgtgttttcctttctctcattttagctattctataaatgtctctttccccttcttttgtatccaatttttgatataatcgttcaaaagtttcattttttgc from Zingiber officinale cultivar Zhangliang chromosome 4B, Zo_v1.1, whole genome shotgun sequence includes:
- the LOC121976199 gene encoding kinetochore protein SPC25 homolog isoform X2; its protein translation is MSPMAEDPVHLRMSEMRHECGKEMLSRRENASLGTSSFRHSLPSIRSSAELTLADREKLFKLKDDFNCLEAELREAFSAKAAKDSKSATIAEVLSTTISRSEQLKKTITELRRKKDEYGSTISKQLVDLKAQEEKSNHDMLERKKIEEAIEWYSRFLGFRVECGEGVKFIFDKIDVKNPDDEHSFSIRLENDAYKLLDCKPYLEGILELIQVLNKTNSLFKFARIMREKFQDAAALNGMLPATMFAFPDPSSVTVSSAPPISVDSKTETTVTPNDIHVQDSDCQFNPAKKINNSQPAKPSPSPLPALHSEIARRSPRLLDFGSSLWHYFHASSGLARRGC
- the LOC121976199 gene encoding kinetochore protein SPC25 homolog isoform X4 codes for the protein MSPMAEDPVHLRMSEMRHECGKEMLSRRENASLGTSSFRHSLPSIRSSAELTLADREKLFKLKDDFNCLEAELREAFSAKAAKDSKSATIAEVLSTTISRSEQLKKTITELRRKKDEYGSTISKQLVDLKAQEEKSNHDMLERKKIEEAIEWYSRFLGFRVECGEGVKFIFDKIDVKNPDDEHSFSIRLENDAYKRMLPATMFAFPDPSSVTVSSAPPISVDSKTETTVTPNDIHVQDSDCQFNPAKKINNSQPAKPSPSPLPALHSEIARRSPRLLDFGSSLWHYFHASSGLGKHVHEWLLLECYADRLGGCLAS
- the LOC121976199 gene encoding kinetochore protein SPC25 homolog isoform X1, which encodes MSPMAEDPVHLRMSEMRHECGKEMLSRRENASLGTSSFRHSLPSIRSSAELTLADREKLFKLKDDFNCLEAELREAFSAKAAKDSKSATIAEVLSTTISRSEQLKKTITELRRKKDEYGSTISKQLVDLKAQEEKSNHDMLERKKIEEAIEWYSRFLGFRVECGEGVKFIFDKIDVKNPDDEHSFSIRLENDAYKLLDCKPYLEGILELIQVLNKTNSLFKFARIMREKFQDAAALNGMLPATMFAFPDPSSVTVSSAPPISVDSKTETTVTPNDIHVQDSDCQFNPAKKINNSQPAKPSPSPLPALHSEIARRSPRLLDFGSSLWHYFHASSGLGKHVHEWLLLECYADRLGGCLAS
- the LOC121976199 gene encoding kinetochore protein SPC25 homolog isoform X3 — protein: MSPMAEDPVHLRMSEMRHECGKEMLSRRENASLGTSSFRHSLPSIRSSAELTLADREKLFKLKDDFNCLEAELREAFSAKAAKDSKSATIAEVLSTTISRSEQLKKTITELRRKKDEYGSTISKQLVDLKAQEEKSNHDMLERKKIEEAIEWYSRFLGFRVECGEGVKFIFDKIDVKNPDDEHSFSIRLENDAYKLLDCKPYLEGILELIQVLNKTNSLFKFARIMREKFQDAAALNGMLPATMFAFPDPSSVTVSSAPPISVDSKTETTVTPNDIHVQDSDCQFNPAKKINNSQPAKPSPSPLPALHSEIARRSPRLLARRGC